The Mauremys reevesii isolate NIE-2019 linkage group 13, ASM1616193v1, whole genome shotgun sequence genome contains a region encoding:
- the DLGAP4 gene encoding disks large-associated protein 4 isoform X6, with protein sequence MKSLHGRSPGSSCLVAYKKTPPPVPPRTTSKPFISVTVQSSTESAQDTYLDSQDHKSEVNSQSGLSNSSDSLDSTRTPSVTRGSLVTPARDAPELPQKNATLKSDKGTLTSEEPKVENIPKRKLSSIGIQVDCLQPVAKEEPPTPTTKFQSIGVQVEDEWRNNHSRSMSSKQDADSDAQEPNPSNCKSSERSLADCPPRYNSVSVDASTRQPAKPSQFKRNLSYGDSSDPALEPSSLPPPDPWLETSSNSPSEPTQPGACRRDGYWFLKLLQAETERLEGWCRQMDQETKENNLSEEVLGKVLSAVGSAQLLMSQKFQQFRGLCEQNLNPNANPRPTAQDLAGFWDLLQLSIEDISMKFDELYHLKANSWQLAETPEKKEEKKPPPPVPKKPAKPKTPLNRDKASDSVDKQRQEARKRLMAAKRAASVRQNSATESADSIEIYVPEAQTRL encoded by the exons ATGAAGAGCCTGCATGGGAGGAGCCCAG GTTCATCATGCCTAGTGGCATATAAAAAGACACCTCCCCCCGTCCCACCTCGGACCACCTCAAAGCCGTTCATCTCTGTCACCGTGCAGAGCAGCACCGAATCAGCCCAGGACACCTACCTGGATAGCCAGGACCACAAGAGCGAAGTCAACAGCCAGTCGGGACTAAGTAATTCTTCAGACAGCTTAGACAGTACCAGAACACCCAGTGTGACAAGAGGCAGCCTTGTGACTCCAGCCAGAGATGCTCCAGAGTTACCCCAGAAAAATGCAACCTTGAAAAGTGACAAAGGAACTCTGACAAGTGAAGAGCCGAAGGTGGAGAATATCCCCAAAAGGAAGCTGTCGTCTATAGGAATACAA gTTGACTGCCTTCAGCCAGTGGCAAAGGAGGAGCCCCCTACGCCAACCACCAAATTCCAGTCCATCGGGGTACAGGTAGAGGACGAGTGGCG AAACAACCACTCTCGCAGTATGTCCTCCAAACAGGACGCCGATTCCGACGCACAGGAACCGAATCCCTCAAACTGTAAATCGTCTGAGAGAAGCCTTGCTGATTGTCCTCCGCGCTACAACTCTGTCAGTGTTGATGCCAGTACTAGGCAACCAGCCAAGCCCTCCCAGTTCAAGAGAAATCTCTCCTATGGAGATAGCAGTGACCCAGCCCTAGagccttcctctctccctcctccggACCCTTGGCTCGAGACATCCTCCAACTCCCCTTCAGAACCAACACAACCAGGAGCCTGCAGGCGGGACGGGTACTGGTTTCTGAAACTGCTGCAGGCAGAAACAGAAAGGTTAGAAGGATGGTGCCGTCAGATGGACCAGGAGACCAAAGAGAACAATCTCTCTGAAGAAG TTTTAGGAAAAGTCCTCAGCGCAGTGGGCAGCGCACAGTTACTCATGTCACAAAAGTTCCAGCAGTTCCGGGGCCTCTGTGAGCAAAACTTG AACCCCAATGCCAATCCCAGACCCACAGCCCAGGACCTAGCTGGGTTTTGGGATCTCTTGCAGTTGTCCATTGAAGACATCAGCATGAAATTTGATGAGCTCTACCACCTAAAGGCTAACAGCTGGCAACTGGCAGAAACACCGGAGAAGAAG GAAGAGAAGAAACCACCCCCTCCAGTGCCAAAGAAGCCAGCCAAGCCCAAAACCCCACTGAACCGGGACAAAGCCTCTGATTCTGTGGATAAGCAGCGCCAGGAAGCTCGCAAGCGTCTCATGGCAGCCAAGCGGGCTGCCTCTGTCCGGCAGAATTCTGCCACGGAGAGCGCGGACAGCATTGAAATCTACGTCCCTGAGGCACAGACCCGCCTTTGA
- the DLGAP4 gene encoding disks large-associated protein 4 isoform X4 — MISTNIAKGFPAGDSVTGSSCLVAYKKTPPPVPPRTTSKPFISVTVQSSTESAQDTYLDSQDHKSEVNSQSGLSNSSDSLDSTRTPSVTRGSLVTPARDAPELPQKNATLKSDKGTLTSEEPKVENIPKRKLSSIGIQVDCLQPVAKEEPPTPTTKFQSIGVQVEDEWRNNHSRSMSSKQDADSDAQEPNPSNCKSSERSLADCPPRYNSVSVDASTRQPAKPSQFKRNLSYGDSSDPALEPSSLPPPDPWLETSSNSPSEPTQPGACRRDGYWFLKLLQAETERLEGWCRQMDQETKENNLSEEVLGKVLSAVGSAQLLMSQKFQQFRGLCEQNLNPNANPRPTAQDLAGFWDLLQLSIEDISMKFDELYHLKANSWQLAETPEKKEEKKPPPPVPKKPAKPKTPLNRDKASDSVDKQRQEARKRLMAAKRAASVRQNSATESADSIEIYVPEAQTRL; from the exons GTTCATCATGCCTAGTGGCATATAAAAAGACACCTCCCCCCGTCCCACCTCGGACCACCTCAAAGCCGTTCATCTCTGTCACCGTGCAGAGCAGCACCGAATCAGCCCAGGACACCTACCTGGATAGCCAGGACCACAAGAGCGAAGTCAACAGCCAGTCGGGACTAAGTAATTCTTCAGACAGCTTAGACAGTACCAGAACACCCAGTGTGACAAGAGGCAGCCTTGTGACTCCAGCCAGAGATGCTCCAGAGTTACCCCAGAAAAATGCAACCTTGAAAAGTGACAAAGGAACTCTGACAAGTGAAGAGCCGAAGGTGGAGAATATCCCCAAAAGGAAGCTGTCGTCTATAGGAATACAA gTTGACTGCCTTCAGCCAGTGGCAAAGGAGGAGCCCCCTACGCCAACCACCAAATTCCAGTCCATCGGGGTACAGGTAGAGGACGAGTGGCG AAACAACCACTCTCGCAGTATGTCCTCCAAACAGGACGCCGATTCCGACGCACAGGAACCGAATCCCTCAAACTGTAAATCGTCTGAGAGAAGCCTTGCTGATTGTCCTCCGCGCTACAACTCTGTCAGTGTTGATGCCAGTACTAGGCAACCAGCCAAGCCCTCCCAGTTCAAGAGAAATCTCTCCTATGGAGATAGCAGTGACCCAGCCCTAGagccttcctctctccctcctccggACCCTTGGCTCGAGACATCCTCCAACTCCCCTTCAGAACCAACACAACCAGGAGCCTGCAGGCGGGACGGGTACTGGTTTCTGAAACTGCTGCAGGCAGAAACAGAAAGGTTAGAAGGATGGTGCCGTCAGATGGACCAGGAGACCAAAGAGAACAATCTCTCTGAAGAAG TTTTAGGAAAAGTCCTCAGCGCAGTGGGCAGCGCACAGTTACTCATGTCACAAAAGTTCCAGCAGTTCCGGGGCCTCTGTGAGCAAAACTTG AACCCCAATGCCAATCCCAGACCCACAGCCCAGGACCTAGCTGGGTTTTGGGATCTCTTGCAGTTGTCCATTGAAGACATCAGCATGAAATTTGATGAGCTCTACCACCTAAAGGCTAACAGCTGGCAACTGGCAGAAACACCGGAGAAGAAG GAAGAGAAGAAACCACCCCCTCCAGTGCCAAAGAAGCCAGCCAAGCCCAAAACCCCACTGAACCGGGACAAAGCCTCTGATTCTGTGGATAAGCAGCGCCAGGAAGCTCGCAAGCGTCTCATGGCAGCCAAGCGGGCTGCCTCTGTCCGGCAGAATTCTGCCACGGAGAGCGCGGACAGCATTGAAATCTACGTCCCTGAGGCACAGACCCGCCTTTGA
- the DLGAP4 gene encoding disks large-associated protein 4 isoform X7 — protein sequence MHRRSSCLVAYKKTPPPVPPRTTSKPFISVTVQSSTESAQDTYLDSQDHKSEVNSQSGLSNSSDSLDSTRTPSVTRGSLVTPARDAPELPQKNATLKSDKGTLTSEEPKVENIPKRKLSSIGIQVDCLQPVAKEEPPTPTTKFQSIGVQVEDEWRNNHSRSMSSKQDADSDAQEPNPSNCKSSERSLADCPPRYNSVSVDASTRQPAKPSQFKRNLSYGDSSDPALEPSSLPPPDPWLETSSNSPSEPTQPGACRRDGYWFLKLLQAETERLEGWCRQMDQETKENNLSEEVLGKVLSAVGSAQLLMSQKFQQFRGLCEQNLNPNANPRPTAQDLAGFWDLLQLSIEDISMKFDELYHLKANSWQLAETPEKKEEKKPPPPVPKKPAKPKTPLNRDKASDSVDKQRQEARKRLMAAKRAASVRQNSATESADSIEIYVPEAQTRL from the exons ATGCACAGAC GTTCATCATGCCTAGTGGCATATAAAAAGACACCTCCCCCCGTCCCACCTCGGACCACCTCAAAGCCGTTCATCTCTGTCACCGTGCAGAGCAGCACCGAATCAGCCCAGGACACCTACCTGGATAGCCAGGACCACAAGAGCGAAGTCAACAGCCAGTCGGGACTAAGTAATTCTTCAGACAGCTTAGACAGTACCAGAACACCCAGTGTGACAAGAGGCAGCCTTGTGACTCCAGCCAGAGATGCTCCAGAGTTACCCCAGAAAAATGCAACCTTGAAAAGTGACAAAGGAACTCTGACAAGTGAAGAGCCGAAGGTGGAGAATATCCCCAAAAGGAAGCTGTCGTCTATAGGAATACAA gTTGACTGCCTTCAGCCAGTGGCAAAGGAGGAGCCCCCTACGCCAACCACCAAATTCCAGTCCATCGGGGTACAGGTAGAGGACGAGTGGCG AAACAACCACTCTCGCAGTATGTCCTCCAAACAGGACGCCGATTCCGACGCACAGGAACCGAATCCCTCAAACTGTAAATCGTCTGAGAGAAGCCTTGCTGATTGTCCTCCGCGCTACAACTCTGTCAGTGTTGATGCCAGTACTAGGCAACCAGCCAAGCCCTCCCAGTTCAAGAGAAATCTCTCCTATGGAGATAGCAGTGACCCAGCCCTAGagccttcctctctccctcctccggACCCTTGGCTCGAGACATCCTCCAACTCCCCTTCAGAACCAACACAACCAGGAGCCTGCAGGCGGGACGGGTACTGGTTTCTGAAACTGCTGCAGGCAGAAACAGAAAGGTTAGAAGGATGGTGCCGTCAGATGGACCAGGAGACCAAAGAGAACAATCTCTCTGAAGAAG TTTTAGGAAAAGTCCTCAGCGCAGTGGGCAGCGCACAGTTACTCATGTCACAAAAGTTCCAGCAGTTCCGGGGCCTCTGTGAGCAAAACTTG AACCCCAATGCCAATCCCAGACCCACAGCCCAGGACCTAGCTGGGTTTTGGGATCTCTTGCAGTTGTCCATTGAAGACATCAGCATGAAATTTGATGAGCTCTACCACCTAAAGGCTAACAGCTGGCAACTGGCAGAAACACCGGAGAAGAAG GAAGAGAAGAAACCACCCCCTCCAGTGCCAAAGAAGCCAGCCAAGCCCAAAACCCCACTGAACCGGGACAAAGCCTCTGATTCTGTGGATAAGCAGCGCCAGGAAGCTCGCAAGCGTCTCATGGCAGCCAAGCGGGCTGCCTCTGTCCGGCAGAATTCTGCCACGGAGAGCGCGGACAGCATTGAAATCTACGTCCCTGAGGCACAGACCCGCCTTTGA
- the DLGAP4 gene encoding disks large-associated protein 4 isoform X5: MALCLELCKRCSSCLVAYKKTPPPVPPRTTSKPFISVTVQSSTESAQDTYLDSQDHKSEVNSQSGLSNSSDSLDSTRTPSVTRGSLVTPARDAPELPQKNATLKSDKGTLTSEEPKVENIPKRKLSSIGIQVDCLQPVAKEEPPTPTTKFQSIGVQVEDEWRNNHSRSMSSKQDADSDAQEPNPSNCKSSERSLADCPPRYNSVSVDASTRQPAKPSQFKRNLSYGDSSDPALEPSSLPPPDPWLETSSNSPSEPTQPGACRRDGYWFLKLLQAETERLEGWCRQMDQETKENNLSEEVLGKVLSAVGSAQLLMSQKFQQFRGLCEQNLNPNANPRPTAQDLAGFWDLLQLSIEDISMKFDELYHLKANSWQLAETPEKKEEKKPPPPVPKKPAKPKTPLNRDKASDSVDKQRQEARKRLMAAKRAASVRQNSATESADSIEIYVPEAQTRL; this comes from the exons GTTCATCATGCCTAGTGGCATATAAAAAGACACCTCCCCCCGTCCCACCTCGGACCACCTCAAAGCCGTTCATCTCTGTCACCGTGCAGAGCAGCACCGAATCAGCCCAGGACACCTACCTGGATAGCCAGGACCACAAGAGCGAAGTCAACAGCCAGTCGGGACTAAGTAATTCTTCAGACAGCTTAGACAGTACCAGAACACCCAGTGTGACAAGAGGCAGCCTTGTGACTCCAGCCAGAGATGCTCCAGAGTTACCCCAGAAAAATGCAACCTTGAAAAGTGACAAAGGAACTCTGACAAGTGAAGAGCCGAAGGTGGAGAATATCCCCAAAAGGAAGCTGTCGTCTATAGGAATACAA gTTGACTGCCTTCAGCCAGTGGCAAAGGAGGAGCCCCCTACGCCAACCACCAAATTCCAGTCCATCGGGGTACAGGTAGAGGACGAGTGGCG AAACAACCACTCTCGCAGTATGTCCTCCAAACAGGACGCCGATTCCGACGCACAGGAACCGAATCCCTCAAACTGTAAATCGTCTGAGAGAAGCCTTGCTGATTGTCCTCCGCGCTACAACTCTGTCAGTGTTGATGCCAGTACTAGGCAACCAGCCAAGCCCTCCCAGTTCAAGAGAAATCTCTCCTATGGAGATAGCAGTGACCCAGCCCTAGagccttcctctctccctcctccggACCCTTGGCTCGAGACATCCTCCAACTCCCCTTCAGAACCAACACAACCAGGAGCCTGCAGGCGGGACGGGTACTGGTTTCTGAAACTGCTGCAGGCAGAAACAGAAAGGTTAGAAGGATGGTGCCGTCAGATGGACCAGGAGACCAAAGAGAACAATCTCTCTGAAGAAG TTTTAGGAAAAGTCCTCAGCGCAGTGGGCAGCGCACAGTTACTCATGTCACAAAAGTTCCAGCAGTTCCGGGGCCTCTGTGAGCAAAACTTG AACCCCAATGCCAATCCCAGACCCACAGCCCAGGACCTAGCTGGGTTTTGGGATCTCTTGCAGTTGTCCATTGAAGACATCAGCATGAAATTTGATGAGCTCTACCACCTAAAGGCTAACAGCTGGCAACTGGCAGAAACACCGGAGAAGAAG GAAGAGAAGAAACCACCCCCTCCAGTGCCAAAGAAGCCAGCCAAGCCCAAAACCCCACTGAACCGGGACAAAGCCTCTGATTCTGTGGATAAGCAGCGCCAGGAAGCTCGCAAGCGTCTCATGGCAGCCAAGCGGGCTGCCTCTGTCCGGCAGAATTCTGCCACGGAGAGCGCGGACAGCATTGAAATCTACGTCCCTGAGGCACAGACCCGCCTTTGA